The proteins below are encoded in one region of Helianthus annuus cultivar XRQ/B chromosome 2, HanXRQr2.0-SUNRISE, whole genome shotgun sequence:
- the LOC110911464 gene encoding sodium channel modifier 1 isoform X2, which translates to MSVFGGDSWGREAHYRKRRVDDLLLDAAGDQSSSYRKLSSGKYACLLCPHTPVFDTPMHMKSRRHLAAESRLKQNEEERQNEMNKRIALSLESTSTSKTGNTPTKQANLASKPLTEKTRKATFDLLHHSHPEQGTTVNSVSQCPIPENSSFGPTEATGNNVDRLSLDYRECRERELKFIEAGWKRDCHGGWFRDENVEFDSDEEDPNEYYLANGK; encoded by the exons ATGAGCGTGTTTGGGGGAGACAGTTGGGGAAGAGAAGCTCACTATCGGAAGAGAAGAGTCGATGACCTCCTGTTGGACGCCGCCGGCGATCAGTCTTCCTCCTACAGGAAGCTTTCTAGCGGCAAATATGCTTGTCTCCTTTGCCCTCATACTCCCGTCTTTGATACTCCT ATGCATATGAAATCAAGACGCCATCTTGCTGCAGAAAGTAGGCTCAAACAAAACGAAGAAGAAAGACAAAATGAGATGAATAAGCGAATAGCGTTGTCGCTAGAATCTACTTCCACGAGCAAAACTGGTAACACACCTACAAAGCAGGCAAACTTAGCTAGCAAACCATTGACTGAAAAAACTCGAAAGGCCACTTTTGATCTACTTCACCATAGTCATCCTGAACAAGGTACTACAGTTAACAGCGTTTCTCAATGCCCGATCCCTGAGAATTCGAGCTTTGGTCCAACGGAGGCAACTGGTAATAATGTTGACCGGCTGTCATTGGATTATCGAGAGTGTAGGGAAAGAGAACTCAAGTTTATAGAAGCGGGTTGGAAGCGCGACTGCCATGGAGGGTGGTTCAGAgatgaaaat GTTGAATTTGATTCTGATGAAGAAGATCCAAATGAGTATTATCTTGCAAATGGTAAATGA
- the LOC110911464 gene encoding sodium channel modifier 1 isoform X1 translates to MSVFGGDSWGREAHYRKRRVDDLLLDAAGDQSSSYRKLSSGKYACLLCPHTPVFDTPVILSMHMKSRRHLAAESRLKQNEEERQNEMNKRIALSLESTSTSKTGNTPTKQANLASKPLTEKTRKATFDLLHHSHPEQGTTVNSVSQCPIPENSSFGPTEATGNNVDRLSLDYRECRERELKFIEAGWKRDCHGGWFRDENVEFDSDEEDPNEYYLANGK, encoded by the exons ATGAGCGTGTTTGGGGGAGACAGTTGGGGAAGAGAAGCTCACTATCGGAAGAGAAGAGTCGATGACCTCCTGTTGGACGCCGCCGGCGATCAGTCTTCCTCCTACAGGAAGCTTTCTAGCGGCAAATATGCTTGTCTCCTTTGCCCTCATACTCCCGTCTTTGATACTCCTGTAATCCTTTCC ATGCATATGAAATCAAGACGCCATCTTGCTGCAGAAAGTAGGCTCAAACAAAACGAAGAAGAAAGACAAAATGAGATGAATAAGCGAATAGCGTTGTCGCTAGAATCTACTTCCACGAGCAAAACTGGTAACACACCTACAAAGCAGGCAAACTTAGCTAGCAAACCATTGACTGAAAAAACTCGAAAGGCCACTTTTGATCTACTTCACCATAGTCATCCTGAACAAGGTACTACAGTTAACAGCGTTTCTCAATGCCCGATCCCTGAGAATTCGAGCTTTGGTCCAACGGAGGCAACTGGTAATAATGTTGACCGGCTGTCATTGGATTATCGAGAGTGTAGGGAAAGAGAACTCAAGTTTATAGAAGCGGGTTGGAAGCGCGACTGCCATGGAGGGTGGTTCAGAgatgaaaat GTTGAATTTGATTCTGATGAAGAAGATCCAAATGAGTATTATCTTGCAAATGGTAAATGA